Below is a window of Lacibacter sp. H407 DNA.
CCTTCTCGTATGATTCTTTAGCAGTTTCAACAGGTAATGCAATGCTTACAGGAAACGCTTTATCAGCAATTGCTCCTGAAGGATAACCCTGTGCTTGCAGATCAACACCGTTCTTATTCTTTTTGGTCAATGCTTTATCGCCTTCCATGATGTTACCCTCAACAAACCACTGCCCTGTTCCTTTGCTGTTTTCTTTTTGATAAGATGCATTTACAAATTTTAATTCAGCTGCAGTTGCAGGACCGGGTTTGTAATAATTGTTAACGATGTTCACCTGTGAAACTCCATCTGCAATATTTACTTCGCCACCGTAAGCAGCATTGGCATTACCCCAGTTATAAATAATATTATTGCGGTAGTCGACCAATGCAATGGTATCATGTGCACGTGCACCATTGAAGCGTACTGTACGACTGTTAAGATGCGCCAATAAATTATGATGATAGCTTGCGTATTGTCCACCCCAGACACCACCGTATGAACGATGTCCTTTCTGATGACCTGCTTCATATAAGCCTTCACTTACAATACACCATTGCACGGTAACATTTTTTGTATCGTACATCGCTGCGCATTCTTCATTGGCCCAACTGAAACTGCAATGATCGATAATTACATCATGACAGTTCTCCATATCAAAACCATACAAGCCTGTTTTTAACGTACCACCGGGTCGTGAGCGGATATAACGAATAATGATATTACCATGATTGCCTTTGGAAGAAGCACCATTTAAAATGAGTGATTGATTTTTTAAACAGATCCCATCGCCGGGAGCGGTTTGTCCGGCAATAGTGAGATTAGAACGTTTGATCTGAATTTTTGATTGCAGTTCAATAATTCCTGATACATGAAAGATGACTGTCAACGGTTCGCCGGGAAATTGTTCCAATGCCCAGCGGAAACTTCCTTCGCCACTATCGTTCAAATTGGTTACGGCAATTACTTTACCACCTCTTCCACCTGTTGCATATTTACCGAAACCTTCTGCACCGGGAAAAGCTATTTGTTGTGCTGCTAAAGATTGAGCAAAAAATAAACAGACAAGTATGATCACTGATTGTTTCTTCATTACGATTCGTTCTTAAAAAATTAAAACAATTCATTTGGCTTGATGCCGCCTTTCTCACAACTGATATAAGCAGCTTCTGTGCAAGCCATGGTATGAATGCAATCTTCCACAGCATTGTCAGGTTTCTCAATTTTTCCTGCAGCGGCCAGCATCAGTTGTTCCATGCTGCCTATGAAAGCATGCGGAAACCAGCTGCCTTCAATTTTCTTTTCCTGCCATTGCGGCTCTATGCCTTCCTCCAAAAACACATATTCAAAATTGTCGGCTTCTCCACGAGGATAATTGATGAGTGCACCAAAGTTGATGAGCACTGCACCTTTTGTTCCTTCAAACTTTATATAGGATTGTTGTTTTGGTGTTCCGTAATTATGGCAATGATTGGTGAGAATGTTTGCTCTTGTCATGTCACCATAATCCATAATGATATTGCTGCGTACCGATGCAAGCGCAGGCATACTCGGATGCTTGGTTGATTTTGCATACACCGATTTTGGATTACCCAGTATATGACGAACGAGATCGATGTAATGAATGCTGTGATAAAGAATCTCCACTCTTGGTGAAGTCATTAAGAAATCCCACAAATGCCAGGGCGTGTACACGTTGACGTTTACTTCAATATCGTTGATCTCACCAAGCAATCCATCACTGATCATTTGCTTCACTTCAAGAATATAGGGTGCATAACGCAATTGAAAATTAACAGCAGCATTCAACTTCTTCTCTTTGCAAATCGATAATATCTTTTTTGCTGCATCCAGATCTTCGCCCATCGGCTTTTGCAATAATACAGCAGAGCCATCAGGTATTTGTTCTAACAAAGGAATCAATGCAGGACCGGGTACGGCAATATCAATGATCGCATTTGCCGGCAATTGCTTCAACAGCGCTTCCGGACTTTCAAATACTTTTTTAATACCAAAACGTTCAGCAGTTGTTTTTGCTTTATCCGGATCAATATCACAAATGCCCTGCACATGAAAACCACCCAGCATATAAGCAGGCAGGTGTGCAGTATTTACAATCCCGCCGGCGCCAATAATATAAATTGGTAATTGTGCAGAAGCGATATCTCTTTGATGATTCGTCATACGGCCCCTCCTAACCTCCCCTTCGGTGAGGAAATCATAGCACAGCCCTCGCTACTTGAATATTTTGAGTAAATACAATTTCTCATCGTTCATTTCAATTTGTCAGTCTGAACTTTCAGGTTCGTAAGCCCCTCCTTTGGAGGGGTTTGGGGAGGCTCCTCTCCCAGTTTGTTTCCTTGCGTTAGTAGTAAAACAGCAGTGATCAAAATAATAATAGCAACGGCCAATAAGCGAATAGTTTTGCCACTGCTGTTTTTCCATTCTTTCAACATTAAACCTGTTACTGCACTTAACAACACCAGCAAGATCATGTGAATGGCCCAACTACTGAACTCATATTTGCCCATACGCACATGACCAAGACCATAAAAGAAAAATTGTCCGTACCATAACATACCTGTTAAGATCGACATGAGATAATTCATTCCCAATCCATTCTCGCCTGTTGTTTTATACTCGCCAAATGTTTTTTCTTTTCGGTGCAGATACAAGCAGTATAACAAGGTACTGATGAATGCACCTGAATTAGAAAAAATATAAATCACATTTCCCTGGAAATTTCCTGCGCCATATTTAGCAGCCACGTCAGCAATTGGCTGTCCTTGATTCAGAGAGAAGCCATATAATGCTGATAACACACCTGCCAATAAACAAAGTGGCAATCCTTTCGCCAATGAGAAAGCAGATTCTGTCTTCAACTGCTTTTCAATGTCTTTTTCTTTACTTCTGCCTGCCAAACCACAAACTGCAATACCAATTGCTCCCATGGTAACACCGCTGATGAGATAACCTGCACCTGTTCCGGAAAGAATAGTTCCTAACGTTCCTGCAACCATTGGTGGCAACAACGTACCCAACACACAACTGATACCAACAGAGATTGCATAGGTCAATGAAAAACCAACATAGCGAATGGCAATACCAAATGCAGTTCCACCAACACCATAAGCAATACCCAAAACGAATGAACGTTGCATGGCAGATGCAGGTGCTTCTTTTATTACGCTAACGATTTCAGGAATGGTGATATACGCAACGAGTAATGGCAACAATAACCAACACACTGCTGCCTGTGCCAGCCAATAAGTTTGCCAGCTCCATCCTTTTACTTTTCGTTGCGGTGTATAACAGAGCGAAGCGCTTGAAGCGCCGACAGCATGAAACAAAACTCCGTTAATTACTTCCATATTCTTATGCAGATGGGTTAAAAGGAATAAAAGTTTGCAGCATTGGAATAAAATATTTTATCTGCTGCATTATCATCAACCAAATCGTGAATTACTTGCTTGTAGTTTTTCCAGGTGTTGCTGTAAGAATCGGCCAATAATGAAACGGGCCAATCGCCACCCATGAAACATCGGTCGGTTCCAAACTGCTCTATTGCAAAGCCAACATAAGGTTTAATATCATCGTCTGTCCATTGATCGCCTTTTTGTGCAGTTAATCCAAGTCCTGAAATTTTTGCATAAAAATTTTTATGCTTTGCTGCTTCTTTCATCAACTCACCCCATCTTCCAAATTTTTCTTTTGTTGCAATAGGTGGCTGATTCAAATGATCGAACACCATTCTTAACTCCGGAACTTTTGCTGCCACCTGTAATGCAGTTTCAATATGCTCAGGGAAAATACCTACCACATCGTAAGGAATATTGTGATCGGCTAATATCTGCAGACTATTGATCACTTCAGGTTGCAACAACCACTTCGGATCACGTTCATCATGTATCAAATGACGAACTCCTTTGAAATAATTTTCTTTTCCGTATTTCTTTTGCAGTGCTTTTAATGTAGCATCGGGATTGATCAACGGTAACCATCCAACAATACCGGCGATCCAATCTGTATTCACCGCCACATGCAACATCCAATCTGTATCTTCAAAATTATTGGCAGCCTGTACAAGAATACCTTTTGTAATTCCGCTGGTATTTCGATCATGTTCCAGCTCTTCAATACTATACGTACGATTGAGTATAGATGTGTTGCCTTCTAACCATACATATTCTGCACGGTTAAAATCCCAAATATGTACATGTGTATCAGCAAGCCTCATTCTTTTCAAATGATCATTTAATAACGGTCTGCAATTGTTCTGTTATGCCGAATCGATAGTCAATTTCCTTATTGTGCTCACCCAACAATGGTGCACCTTTGCCCGCTGCCAGTATTTCACCATCCACTTTTATCGGACAGCGTGTAGTGGTTACCGATAGTCCGTTACTTGTTTTCACCGTTACTTCCATTTCGAGTGAACGGTAACCTTCCTGCTTCACCAACCCATCGTAATCCATTACCGCCGCACACCAAATATCTGCCTTCTCCAAAATACTGAGCCACTCTGCTGATGGTCTTGTTGTTAAATGACCTGCCAGTATCAATTTAATTTCATCACGTTTTGCAAACCAATCGTTGCTGTTGATGAAATCTTTCAACGGCTCACATTCCAGCAGCTTTGCCAGCGTTGGAATATTGGTCATTGCTAATGCAATGTAATCATCATTTGTTTTATAAATACCATACGGCGCTGCTATGTATGCATGGGCACTATTTACTGCTCCACGCACCGGTAATTGTCGTCCATCGTTGTAATAACAGGTTAACACTTCGAACTGAAAATCCAGGATACTTTCCAGCATACTCACCTGCACCAATGCACCTTCACCATTTACAGCTTTTTGGTATAATGCTGCTAATATTCCTTGCGCAATATGCGTGCCTGCCATGATATCCACCACGGCAACACCCATTGGCGTGGGACTTTCATCAATATTATTGCTGAGCCAGGTTAAGCCTGAAACAGATTGCAGTAACAGATCCTGTCCCGGCAGATCTTTCCACGGACCTTCTACACCATAACCACTGATCTCTGCATACACCACATCAGGCTTGATCAGTTTTACAGATTCATAATCCAAACCAATACGTTCCATCACACCGGGGCGAAAATTATGCATCACCACATCGGCTTTTGCAATCAGTTGTTTTACTTTTTCGAGATCGTTGGGGTTCTTTAAATCAGCCGCATAGCTTTGTTTGTTGCGGTTGATGGCATGAAAAATGGTTGACTCACCTTCGATCATCACATCGCTTACGTACAACTCACGACAAATATCGCCGCTGCCCGGTCGTTCGATCTTGATCACCTGTGCACCCATATCTGCCAATCGCAAAGCCGCAGAAGGCCCCGACAAGAACTGGCTGAAATCGATCACTAATATGTCTTCTAAAAGTTTCATTGTTTAATTGTGAATTGTGAATGGTCAATGGTGAATATCAGTTCATAACATCACCCGTAACACATAACACTTAACTTATAACTTCTAACTCTTTCCTTATCTTCTCGTTCTGCTCACCTAGTTGAGGCGCTGCTTTATCAGCAGTTAACAATTGTCCGTTGAAGCGTATCGGGCACCTTGTTGTAACAATTGTTTTACCTCCTGCATGAATAGTTTGTTCCATTTGCAATGCATTGTATGCAGGATGGTCTGTCATCTCATCCCAATTCAATACTTCCATGGCCCACAGTCCGGCTTCCTGCAATGCAGCCAACCAGTAAGCAGTTGTTTCTGTTTGCAGATGCTCAACCAACACTGTTTTTATTTCATCACGCAATGCGAACGCATCTTCTTTCGAAAAATATTTCAATGCACCGCAATGAATTGTATCGGCCAACACATGAATATCGATCATCGCTAATGCGATATAGCTGTCTTTTGTTTGATAAATTCCATACGGCGCACTTAACAATGGCTGACCGTTTGCAACCTTGCTTCGTTGCGGTTGTTCTTTATTGGCAAAATAGGTAGTGAGTAATTCAAATTGAAAATCGAGTAATGTTTCCATCAAACTCACTTCGATCAACGCACCCTTTCCGGTTTTTGAACGACGGATCAATCCACCTAATATTCCTTGTACCAATTGAGAGCCTGCAAGAATATCAGCAATCGAAATACCAAATGGTACAGGACCGTTTGTTCCGTTGCCTGTGGTATATGCTAAGCCTGTTATTGATTGTAATAGCAGATCTTGTCCGGGTTTGTTTTTCCACGGACCTTTCTTTCCGTAACCTGAAATTTCTGCATAGATCAATCGTGGATTGATCTGTTGAACTGTGTTGTAATCAAGTCCGTTCTTTCCCATTACATCGGGACGGAAATTATGGATCAACACATCGCTCTTTGCAATGAGTTTTTTGATAATAGAAATGTCTTCAGGATTTTTCAGATCAGCAGTAAAACTTTCTTTATTACGATTAATGGTATGAAACAACAGCGAGTTATCATCAACCCACAAATCTTTGATGGCTAATTTTCTTCCAGCATCACCTGTTTTTGGTCGCTCAATTTTTATAACTCGTGCACCAAGATCGGCCAAACGCAATGCCGCCGACGGTCCGGATAAATATTGGCTGAACTCCAGCACCACAACTCCATTTAATGGCAATCCACTCATGCTGTAACTACAGTTTGTTTTGAAATACTTTGCTGATATAGTTTATTCATTTCCTGTAATGCTTTTACCGGATCACCATCATACTCCAGGCAATCCTGCAGCGGATCGCCTGCATGATCCTGGAAATGCAGGTAACCATTGTAACGTGGACGCATATAACCATTGTCCATGACAGGTAATACCTGCGTAAAAAAGTAATTGGTTAGATGATTAGCTGTTGGGTCTGTCCATGCATTGCGATGACCGGGTTGGCCACCATGTTGCACATACATTGTTTGCTGACATTCACCCGATGTAACCATCGCTGCAAAATCAACTGCCACTTCTTTATGTTTACTGAAAGCAGAAACAGAAATTCCTGTTCCTCCAATAGTTGTTCTTAATTTCTTTCCATTGAATGAAACAACATCGGCATAGTGTAACAAATGTTGTGCATAGCCTTTGCGAGCATAGTTGGAATAACCATATGCAAACGGACAATAGAGGTAATCGTTTGTTGTACTCATTAACTCTGCCACTGCAATAGGATTACGGCTGAACATTTTTTTATCCACCACGCTATACAACTGCTTCATTGTTTCAATTGCCTTGATGCCTGTTGCTTCGTCAATTACTTCTTCTTCATTTTGAAAAGGCTCTGTGCCATTTGCAATGCAGAATGTATAAAAGTTCATCAACAGATCAATAGGTATTGCAGGCACGGCAACTTTTCCTTCTTTTGCCAAATCCAATACATCGTTCCATGTTTGCGGTACGTTGGTAAGTAAATCTTTACGATAGCTGGCTGAAGGTGTTGCTGCATCAATCGCTAAAGCCCATTGCTTATTATTATAGTTATAGCTGATATGCGATAGCCCAACAGAGTTAGTTTGCTGATCCCTTAAATAATCAGCAGATAAATATTCATTCAAAGGCAACACACAATTGGTTGCATCTGCACAACCCACCCACGGATGATCGATAATGAGCAGATCATATTCTTTTGTCAATTCTTCAATAGGGAAATCAGCAAACTCCTGGAGTGTACGTTTCTTCCAACGTATTTCCACATTAGGATGTAATTCAGAATAACGTTGTGAAACTGCAAGCAAAGGAGTTATTCCACGGCTATGCCCCCACGTTATACCATTCAATACAATCTTTTGCATGCTTAACTGTTTGCTTTTTTAACCATGAGAATATGTTCGCACAGCATCACTAATTCGTTTTGCTGATTGAAACATTCCACCAATTCTGTTACTAACCCGTATTCAGGTTTCTTATGATCTTTCAACTCTTTTATGGTTACTGTTACTTTGATCGTGTCGTTAATAAACACTGGTTTAATAAAACGCAGGCGTTCATAACCATAGGTCATGCTTACTTCGTTTACAAAATCAGCGGTGAGGCCAATGGCCACGGTGAAGATGAGTGTGCCATGTGCAATGCGTTTTTTAAACGGCTGGCCTTTACACCACTCTTCATCCATATGATGGGGGAAAAAATCACCTGACTGACCGGCATGGATCACAATATCCGTTTCGGTAATGGTTCTGCCTTTTGTTTGGCGAACATCATTGAGTTTAAATTCCTCGAAATACTTCTGTATAAACATAGCTGGCTGCAATCAGTTTTTATACCAACAGGTTGGTTTCAAAAATGGCAAAATCACCCGTTTAATCCGAAGTTCAAGGTATAACAGCCTGTCGGGGTGTTCAATGGAAGGTTTTACTGATTTGATGGATTATTTTCCCACAGAGAGAATTTGAGAGAAATATAAAAGCTCCTTGTCAAAAGAGTTTAACAAGTCGGGATGACTGGATTCGAACCAGCGACCTCTTCGTCCCGAACGAAGCACGCTACCGGACTGCGCTACATCCCGATCGGGATATAAAATTATTTATTTTTCGCTTGAATCATAAATACGCCTGGCACCGGACGTTGTCCTTCTTTATCACTTGGCTTGATCGTTTCTTTCCCATTCACCAACATGGTGCTGCTGCCGCCGCCATCAAGATTCAATGCTTCTACACAACCAAGATCAAGCAACAGTTTTGCCAATTGCGTTAACGATGCTCCCTCTGCAACACCCGGCATACGACCTTGCACAACCAGAATAATGAGTTTACCATCTGTAGTATAACCCATGGCTGTACGTGGATGTTTATCGTCGATAGCTTTTCCAATAAACATGCGTTCTTGATTGTTACTCACTGCAACTTTTCCGTTTTGAATCAATGCCGGACCGCCTGCAATAGCTGTTTGCATTTTCCATTTTACTGATTGATGCAGCAATTCTTTCCTAAATACCGTTGAGGATGAATCTTTATAAAAACCCGGCACCTGTTGAAATGCTTTTGCAAAACGTTTTGATGAATCAGTATACAACCAAGCCACATCTGCTTTTCTTTTTTTACTGATGCCAATGCCTGAACGAAACGTATGCATATACATCAATGTATCTTTTCCTTTCAATGCAGTTGTATGTACATTGTACGATACAAGTTTTCCATTTTTTATAACCGCATTCAAATTCCTGTTCGTAGCAAAATCAAAAAAAGTTCCATTCACTACCAGCAATGGTTGTTGATTCCGTTCATAAAACTGTTGTGGTGTAAAGCGGCGGTTGTACGTTGTATCAGTTGTGAAGTTCAGTTTCCTGTCTTTCAAATCAGCAATTACATAGTACGCAATATTGGCTTTGCCATCAATTGCATCCGTTGTTCGAAACACATGCACAGTTGATGGTAACGATCCGTACAGTGAATCAACATTCTGCCATTGCACTTGCGCTAAACAAAAAGGAGCAGATGTTACCAACAACACTGCTCCAAGGAATATTTTTTTCATAAAAATCTATGCAATAAAATTTGCTTTCTCTTCTTCCCATTTGGCTCGGCCATAACCGGGAACCACATGCTTTTCACTATGATAACTTGAACGTACCAACGGACCGCTCTCGACATAATCCAAACCAATGCTGTAACCAATTTCACGGTATTCTTTAAACTCGTCGGGATGAACAAAACGTTGTACAGCTAAATGTTTTTTGGTTGGTTGCAGATATTGACCGATCGTTACCACATCCACGCCGTTATTCTTCAAATCATTCAACGTCTGGATCACTTCTTCTTTTGTTTCACCCAAACCTAACATGATGCCACTCTTCACCCGCATTCCGTTTTCTTTCAAGTAACGTAGCACATCCATACTACGCCAGTATTTCGCCTGTATACGTACTTGTCGTGTCAAACGTTCAACGGTTTCAATGTTATGTGATACAACTTCAGGATGTGCTTCTACTACCCGTTGTACATTTTCCATCTGTCCTTTAAAATCAGGAATCAGTGTTTCCAATGTTGTATCAGGATTCAATGCTTTTACTGCACGGATGGTATTGTACCAGATGATACTGCCACCGTCTTTGATCTCATCACGGTCAACAGAAGTGAGTACTGCGTGCTTCACCTTCATTAAATGAATGGCTTCGGCTACACGTTGCGGTTCGTCCCAATCAACCGGATCGGGCTTACCGGTAGCAACTGCACAAAAGCCACAGCTTCTGGTGCAGGTATTACCTAATATCATAAAGGTGGCCGTTCCTTCACCCCAGCACTCGCCCATATTCGGGCAATTGCCGCTTTCGCAAATGGTATGAAGTTTATGAGTATCTACGAGATTACGTACGTTCTTGTAAGATTCACCGATAGGCAAGCGTACCCGCAGCCAATCCGGTTTTTTTGGTTTCTGCTCTGCGGCAGCTTCATTCACTACAATTTCCTGCATAATTTCAACTAAATGAGGAGCAAAGTTAGGCTACTTTCGTTTACCAAAAAGAAGGGAGATATACCCGTTGAAAAACACTTGCTGACTGGGGTTTAGCAGCATGATCTCCACTTTCCGTGAATATGCTTCAATGTTCAACCCTATTTCAATGGCCGCTACGGTTTCATTAAAACGTCCGTAATCGAACCGGAGAGCTGCTTTTGCATGTACACCGGGAATGACTTTCATTTCGCCCCAGCCCTTCCGTAAGCCCGTGCCGGATATGATATTACCAGGCGCAAGAAAAGCAGCACTGTCTTCAGTAGAATATTTAATATCTCTTGTGCCATCGGGGCCCCCATTGTCCACTACCCTAACATAATAGGGTCTTTCCAACCCTATTGCTAATCCACCACCATAAATTGAATAAATGGCAACACCATTCTTATTGGTTTTTCCACCAATCATGCGTTGTTGACCGTATGACAATTTTGCCTGATAAAAACTATTTCGTTTTCCGTAAACATAAGGTGTACCAAAAAAAGTAAACCCACCTCCGGCCGGTATCTGCAATGATTTTTTCTGTTCTTTCGTATGTCGTTTTTCGTTGATTTCGATTGAAAAAAAGTTAGCCAGCTTGGGAGTTTTCATGTATGCTTTTTCATACATCAAACCCAACCCATCTGTATTTAAGCGGATCCCAAATACACTCTGTTTATTAAAAATCAGCGCCCCTTCTTCCTGCTGCCGGATGAGGTTATCAATTTTCTGACGGCGTTCTTCTTTCTTGGCATCACGCTCTGTTCTACGCTCACTTTTTTCCTGGGCAAACGATCCAACAGCCAGTACAACGAAACAAACGTTCAGGATAATTCTTTTCACAAGCCTTGTATTATTGTTTGAGAGTAAATTTACAGATTAAAACGATAGATGCGACATTGTGGTATCTTGCCAGCCGAAACTTCACAAATAAATTAACAGGATATGACTTCTTCCATTGTTTATAAAGGTGAATTGCGAACAGAAGCTGTTCACCTCCACAGCCAATCAACCATTGAAACAGATGCTCCGCTCGATAACCAGGGAAAAGCTGAACGTTTTTCTCCTTCCGACCTTGTTGCCACGGCTTTGGGCAGTTGTATGCTCACCATTATGGGTATTAAAGCAAGAGATATGCAGCTTGACCTCACCGGTGTAAAAATCGATATTCAGAAACACATGATATCAGACCCACGCCGTATTGGTGGAGTGGATGTAATTTTTTATTTCCCTGACCATATAAAGTTGGATGAAAAACAAAAAACAATTTTAAAAAATGCCGCACTGGCCTGCCCTGTTGCAAAAAGTATTCACCCGGATATTGAACAGCGTGTAGAGTTTAACTGGTAATTGTTTTTTTTAAAAGACTGTTCCCGATGGCACAATGCAAACATCGCTTTGCATCGCAATAATTTTTCTTGAGATACAGTAATGCCTGCGAATCAAAAGCTGATTGATGCGTTACCCCAATGGATTCCCATTGTTGTGTAATACTGTTTTGTTCTTTTTTCATTTGCTGCAGCCATTGTACCGCTTTTTCTTTTGTCGGCTCATCTTTGTGTTGAACCGCATAAACAAAAAGAACAGGAATAATACAGTTGATCAGTAAATTATCGACCATTGTTTTGCCTAATTGCTTTTTTCGAAAAGCCGACGGTTCATTGAGCAGATAATGATAATGCCAATAATCATTTGCGGTAACAGCCAACATCGTTCGGATGGCATCAATCGTTTTTGCTTCCAGCACTTTTGAAAACAAATGACTTGATTGATGAACTAACATCGCCAACTGTGCCAAACGAATGGTTGGAAAATTAGACGGGCGCATCCGCAAAAAATGCAGATGATGGCTCACCGGTTTCAGTTCATATTTTTTCTGCAGAAACCGATATTCTTTTTGCAACATCACCGGATAATCTTCTGTAAATTTTTCATTGAGCAAACCTGCCTGACCCATTAACATTGCTTCAACCTGGTGAATTTGTTTTTTATGTTTGGCCAACAATGTAACAGGAATGGTTTGTGCCACTGCTTCAAACGCATCGGCATTTAATGGTGTTCCAAAACTACGTGCAAGAAATTGCCAAAAAGTTTCTTCCCAATGTTGTTTTGTTTTGTTCAGAATGCCGGTAATATGTTCGCTTTTTTGTTGCAACCGTTCAGCGATCATCCGTTCTTTCCAACTGCTCCACACAATTTCATTTACATCCTTTGCCTGTTTTGCACAGGGAATGAATGTGTCCTGCAACATAAATTGTTCATAGCGTTGCAGCAGTGATGTTGAAATACGATCTTTCAATTCAAGTACCGGTATACCATTCACTTTCTTTTGATCATGTTCGTACACCACATGCAGAATAATGTTTTGATAATGCGGATCGTTTGTGTGG
It encodes the following:
- a CDS encoding phosphodiester glycosidase family protein; protein product: MKKIFLGAVLLVTSAPFCLAQVQWQNVDSLYGSLPSTVHVFRTTDAIDGKANIAYYVIADLKDRKLNFTTDTTYNRRFTPQQFYERNQQPLLVVNGTFFDFATNRNLNAVIKNGKLVSYNVHTTALKGKDTLMYMHTFRSGIGISKKRKADVAWLYTDSSKRFAKAFQQVPGFYKDSSSTVFRKELLHQSVKWKMQTAIAGGPALIQNGKVAVSNNQERMFIGKAIDDKHPRTAMGYTTDGKLIILVVQGRMPGVAEGASLTQLAKLLLDLGCVEALNLDGGGSSTMLVNGKETIKPSDKEGQRPVPGVFMIQAKNK
- the lipA gene encoding lipoyl synthase produces the protein MQEIVVNEAAAEQKPKKPDWLRVRLPIGESYKNVRNLVDTHKLHTICESGNCPNMGECWGEGTATFMILGNTCTRSCGFCAVATGKPDPVDWDEPQRVAEAIHLMKVKHAVLTSVDRDEIKDGGSIIWYNTIRAVKALNPDTTLETLIPDFKGQMENVQRVVEAHPEVVSHNIETVERLTRQVRIQAKYWRSMDVLRYLKENGMRVKSGIMLGLGETKEEVIQTLNDLKNNGVDVVTIGQYLQPTKKHLAVQRFVHPDEFKEYREIGYSIGLDYVESGPLVRSSYHSEKHVVPGYGRAKWEEEKANFIA
- a CDS encoding OsmC family protein — encoded protein: MTSSIVYKGELRTEAVHLHSQSTIETDAPLDNQGKAERFSPSDLVATALGSCMLTIMGIKARDMQLDLTGVKIDIQKHMISDPRRIGGVDVIFYFPDHIKLDEKQKTILKNAALACPVAKSIHPDIEQRVEFNW
- a CDS encoding DUF2851 family protein — its product is MPVMNEHLLQFIWQHLYFNRENLQTVSHEPVTIKTQGLLNSNQGPDFLHATINVNNVTWVGNVELHLKTSDWAKHGHTNDPHYQNIILHVVYEHDQKKVNGIPVLELKDRISTSLLQRYEQFMLQDTFIPCAKQAKDVNEIVWSSWKERMIAERLQQKSEHITGILNKTKQHWEETFWQFLARSFGTPLNADAFEAVAQTIPVTLLAKHKKQIHQVEAMLMGQAGLLNEKFTEDYPVMLQKEYRFLQKKYELKPVSHHLHFLRMRPSNFPTIRLAQLAMLVHQSSHLFSKVLEAKTIDAIRTMLAVTANDYWHYHYLLNEPSAFRKKQLGKTMVDNLLINCIIPVLFVYAVQHKDEPTKEKAVQWLQQMKKEQNSITQQWESIGVTHQSAFDSQALLYLKKNYCDAKRCLHCAIGNSLLKKTITS